The Vicia villosa cultivar HV-30 ecotype Madison, WI linkage group LG1, Vvil1.0, whole genome shotgun sequence genome includes a region encoding these proteins:
- the LOC131644312 gene encoding glycolipid transfer protein 1-like has protein sequence MEGTVFAPALEGIKNVKSEQGEILSQPFLEVCKQILPVIEKFGAAMTLVKSDIGGNISRLESKYSSSPTKFNYLYSLVQVEVETKTAKSSSSCTNGLLWLTRAMDFLVALFRNLIEHTDWSMSQACTDSYNKTLKKWHGWLASSSFTVAMKLAPDRKKFMDVIQGGGDVNADIEKFCTTFSPFLEENHKFLARFGLDELKAS, from the exons ATGGAAGGGACTGTTTTCGCTCCTGCATTGGAAGGAATAAAGAATGTTAAGTCTGAACAGGGAGAGATTCTGTCACAGCCTTTCTTGGAAGTGTGCAAGCAGATACTTCCTGTTATAG AAAAGTTTGGAGCGGCTATGACCCTTGTTAAATCTGACATAGGTGGCAATATATCG AGATTGGAATCTAAATATTCATCTAGTCCAACCAAATTCAACTACCTGTATAGTTTGGTACAAGTAGAGGTTGAAACTAAAACTGCCAAGTCATCATCCAGTTGTACCAATGGGCTTCTTTGGCTTACGAG AGCAATGGATTTCTTGGTGGCACTTTTCCGGAACTTAATTGAGCATACAGACTGGTCAATGTCACAAGCCTGTACAGATTCCTATAACAAGACTCTAAAGAAGTGGCATGGATGGCTTGCTAGTTCAAGCTTCACT GTAGCGATGAAGCTTGCTCCTGATAGGAAGAAATTCATGGACGTGATACAGGGAGGTGGTGATGTTAATGCTGACATAGAGAAATTCTGTACCACCTTTTCTCCTTTCCTCGAAGAGAATCACAAGTTTCTG GCTCGATTTGGTTTGGATGAACTGAAGGCTTCATAA